The sequence below is a genomic window from Methyloterricola oryzae.
GACCTTCGAATCGGCCGGCACCTTGTCGCGCAAGCACCTGCCCTGCTTCATCGGCCGTGTCGGCTACGTGCGCAACCAGCCGGCGGACGAGGTGCTGCAGAAGGCCGACGTGGTGCTGGCGGTCGGCTACGACAGCATCGAATATGATCCTTCGGCCTGGCGCGGCGACGGCAGCGTGCACCTGGTGCACCTGGATGAGATTCCCGCCGGCGTGGAACGCAGCTATCGGCCGGATGTGGAACTGACCGGCGCAATCGGCGGGAGCCTCGATGCCCTGGCCGATCTCATCGGTCCAACGCCCCTGGCGCCCAGGCCGGAGGTCAAGGCGGCACGCGACTGGCTCGCCGCCGAGGAGGCCCTGGGCGCGGAGCTGTCGGGCAGTCCGGTGCATCCCTTGCGCTTCATCCACGATCTCCGTCAGACCCTGGCGGACGACATCACCGTCACCTGCGACGTGGGCGCCCACGAGATCTGGATGGCCCGCCACTTCTTCTGCTTCGAGCCGCGCCATCTGCTGTTCAGCATGGGTCACCAGACCATGGGTGTCTCCCTGCCTTGGGCCATCGGCGCGGCCCTCGCGCGGCCGGGCTGCAAGGTGGTCTCGGTGTCCGGCGACGGTTCCTTCATGATGACCTGCATGGAACTGGAAACCGCCGTGCGCCTGAAACTGCCCATCGTCCATTGCATCTGGCGCGACGATGGCTACAACCTGATCCACGCCCTGCAGGAACGCGACTTTGGGCGTAGCTTCGGTTGCCACTTCGGTCCCATCGACTACGTGGGCCTGGCACGCTCCATGGGGGCGGTGGGCCTGCGCATCGAGCAGGCCGACGCCATCGTGCCGACCCTGAAGCAGGCCCTGGCAGCCGAGGGTCCGGTGGTGATCGAGGTGCCCATCGACTACCGCGACAATGGTGAGCTGGTCCATTCGGTGGAAGCCGCCGCACTGCACTGAGGGAATGACCGCCATGGCCATCGACGACGCCTTCATCCAGGCCTTCCGCCTTCACCAGCAGCAGGGAGACCTGTTCCATCCACCCGGCCGCGAGGACCAGGCGATCCACCAGGCCTCCACCATCGGCGCGCTCATGGAGGGCGTTTACGACGGCGAGATCACCTATGCGGAACTGGCCAGGCTCGGGGATTTCGGCCTGGGCACTTTCAATGCTCTGGACGGCGAGATGATTGCCTACGACGGCCGCTTCTTCCAGATGAAGAGCGACGGCAAGGCCTACCCGGTGGACCCCGCCGCCAAGACGCCTTTCGCCGTGGTGATGTTCTTCGACCCGACGGTGAAGGTACTGTGGGAGGAGCAGGTGGGCTGGAAGCAGTTCCAGCAGAGCGTTGACAAGGCCGTTCCCAGCCGCAACATCTTCTACGCCATCAAGGTCAAGGCGCGCTTCGACCACATCCGCGTGCGCACGGTGCCCAGACAGAACAAGCCCTACCCGCCCCTGGTGGAAGTGGCAAAGCATCAACCGGAATTCACCTTCGAGGACGTGGAAGGTACCCTTGTGGGCTTCCGCTTTCCCGACTACGCCCAAGGGCTGAATGTGGCCGGCTACCACGTGCACTTCCTCGCGGCGGACCTGGCCTCAGGCGGGCACGTGCTGGACTTCAGCATGCAGGACGCCCGCATCGACATCGACGTCACCTCCAAATTCCACATGGAGGTGCCGGAATGCGGCGACTTCCTCGCGGCGGACCTGGGCAAGGACCAGAGCGAGGACATCCATGCGGCGGAGAACTGAGGACGCGCACCGGCTTTCCATCACCGCTCCACCAGGTCTAAGGAGGACCGCAAACCATGACAAACGGCACCACGGGTTTTGCTGAGGCAGGAACGCTGCAGGGCATGGCCCTGCTCCACCATCCGGCCTACAACAAAGGCACCGCGTTCAGCGAGGCGGAACGCGACCGCTTTGGGCTGCACGGCCTGCTGCCCCCCCACGTGGAAACCCTGGAGGAACAGGTGCTGCGGGCTTACGAGGCCTACCAGCTGAAGACCAGCGATCCGGAGCGGCACATCTATCTCAGGGCCCTCCAGGACACCAACGAAGTCCTGTTCTACCGGTTGCTGCAGGAGCACATCGAGGAGATGATGCCCATCGTCTACACCCCGGTGGTCGCCCACGGCTGCTCGCGCTTCAGCCATATCTACCGTCGCCCGCGCGGCCTGTTCCTCTCCTATCCCCTGCGTGACAGGATGGGCGAGTTGCTGCGCAATCGCCCCAACCGCGATGTGGACGTGATCGTGGTGACCGACGGCGAACGCATCCTCGGCATCGGCGATCAGGGCGCCGGCGGCCTGGGCATCCCCATCGGCAAGCTCACCCTGTATTCCCTGGTGGCCGGCATCCATCCGGAACGCACCCTGCCCATCGTGCTGGACGTGGGCACCAACAACCAGGAATGTCTCGACGACCCGGAATACCTGGGCTGGCGCCATGAGCGCATCACCGGCCAGGCCTATCACGAATTCATCGAGCAGTTCGTCCAGGCGGTGGAAGCCGAACTGCCCGGCGCCTGCCTGCAATGGGAGGACTTCGCCACCCCGCATGCTCGCCCTATTCTGGAGCGATACCGCGACCGCCTGCTGACCTTCAATGACGACATCCAGGGCACCGCCGCTGTCGCCCTGGGCGCCGCCATGGGCGCGGTCAAGGCGGCCGGCGGCCAACTGCGCGACCAGCGCATCGTATTCCTGGGGGCCGGGTCGGCGGGCATCGGCGTCGCCGATTACCTGCGCGCAGCCATGGTGGCCGAGGGACTTTCCGAGGACGAGGCGCGCGCCCGCTTCTGGCTGGTGGACAAGGACGGGTTATTGCACACCCAACGCAAGGAACTCACTCCCGATCAGGCGGTTTACGCGCAATCCCTGGAGCGCTGCAACGGCTGGGCCACCTCATCCGATGGCGTCTACCGCCTGGACGAAGTGGTCAAGCAGGTGCGGCCCAACATCCTCATCGGCCTGTCCACTGTGACCGGCGCTTTCAACGAGGGCATCGTCCGGCAGATGGCCCAGGGTGTCGAGCGGCCCATCATCTTTCCCTTGTCCAATCCCACCGACCGCGCCGAGGCCAAACCCGCCGATCTGCTGCGCTGGACCGAGGGCCGCGCCATGGTGGCCACCGGATCTCCCTTCGACCCCGTGGCTCACGAGGGCAAAACCATCAGCATCAGCCAATGCAACAACGTGCTGATCTTTCCCGCGGTGGGCCTGGGCATCGTCGCCTCCGGGGCGCGCCGCGTCACCGACGGCATGATGCTGGCGGCGGCGCGCACGGTGGGCGAACACTCGCCGGCGCTGAAGGACCCCGCGCAAGGCCTTCTGACTCCGGTACGCGAGATTCGCGGCCTCGCTGTCGAAGTAGCCATGG
It includes:
- the alsS gene encoding acetolactate synthase AlsS — encoded protein: MTDATAVTGAEILVDALEALGVEYVFGVPGGAALPILDVLARRGPRYILCRDETGAVFMAQAMGRITGMPGVVLTTSGPGLINAVCGTATATEDRDPVVIITGHVPRRMQFRQSHMNLDSVALYAPITKWSVEAQDPATLPEILANAFRIAMLPRSGAVHVSIPVDVATATLPGPLPTPWVPPPVLGAAAPAMLREAAAVLSRAAAPALLLGVRAGQAAIAPAVRRFLDRHPWPTAMTFESAGTLSRKHLPCFIGRVGYVRNQPADEVLQKADVVLAVGYDSIEYDPSAWRGDGSVHLVHLDEIPAGVERSYRPDVELTGAIGGSLDALADLIGPTPLAPRPEVKAARDWLAAEEALGAELSGSPVHPLRFIHDLRQTLADDITVTCDVGAHEIWMARHFFCFEPRHLLFSMGHQTMGVSLPWAIGAALARPGCKVVSVSGDGSFMMTCMELETAVRLKLPIVHCIWRDDGYNLIHALQERDFGRSFGCHFGPIDYVGLARSMGAVGLRIEQADAIVPTLKQALAAEGPVVIEVPIDYRDNGELVHSVEAAALH
- a CDS encoding NAD-dependent malic enzyme, with the protein product MTNGTTGFAEAGTLQGMALLHHPAYNKGTAFSEAERDRFGLHGLLPPHVETLEEQVLRAYEAYQLKTSDPERHIYLRALQDTNEVLFYRLLQEHIEEMMPIVYTPVVAHGCSRFSHIYRRPRGLFLSYPLRDRMGELLRNRPNRDVDVIVVTDGERILGIGDQGAGGLGIPIGKLTLYSLVAGIHPERTLPIVLDVGTNNQECLDDPEYLGWRHERITGQAYHEFIEQFVQAVEAELPGACLQWEDFATPHARPILERYRDRLLTFNDDIQGTAAVALGAAMGAVKAAGGQLRDQRIVFLGAGSAGIGVADYLRAAMVAEGLSEDEARARFWLVDKDGLLHTQRKELTPDQAVYAQSLERCNGWATSSDGVYRLDEVVKQVRPNILIGLSTVTGAFNEGIVRQMAQGVERPIIFPLSNPTDRAEAKPADLLRWTEGRAMVATGSPFDPVAHEGKTISISQCNNVLIFPAVGLGIVASGARRVTDGMMLAAARTVGEHSPALKDPAQGLLTPVREIRGLAVEVAMAVAAQAQKEGVAPASSPEEIRGKVLAARWEPAYSI
- the budA gene encoding acetolactate decarboxylase encodes the protein MAIDDAFIQAFRLHQQQGDLFHPPGREDQAIHQASTIGALMEGVYDGEITYAELARLGDFGLGTFNALDGEMIAYDGRFFQMKSDGKAYPVDPAAKTPFAVVMFFDPTVKVLWEEQVGWKQFQQSVDKAVPSRNIFYAIKVKARFDHIRVRTVPRQNKPYPPLVEVAKHQPEFTFEDVEGTLVGFRFPDYAQGLNVAGYHVHFLAADLASGGHVLDFSMQDARIDIDVTSKFHMEVPECGDFLAADLGKDQSEDIHAAEN